The genomic segment CAAAAACAAAATGCTCACAAAAAACCAAAGAAAAAATCCAACAGGCTTATGATAGGAGAGATAAACAAAGCATGAAAAAATAATGATGAAAAAAACAAGTGTACCGCTGCGACTCACGTTAAAAGCACTCACTTCTTTAGTGCCCATAAAATAACGGTAAATAAGGAGAGAGGCGAGATTAATAACGAAACTAGCCACCAAACCCACCGCATACATTTCGGCCAGCATTTTTTGCCCGCCTTGGGTTACATAGATGATGATAGAAAAGAAAATGGCACTGGCAATATGAATGCGATAAAGCGAGTCACGTTCGTTGGTTTTAATAATCCAATGAAAACCATAACGATGGGCCACACGTTCTAACAGCTCGCTACTAGCTACAAAGGCCGTATTAACAGCCATAGTAAGTGTAGCAAAAGCTACCAGTGAAAAAATCATACTAAAGGTCTTACCACCTAAAAGGTTAGCAAAATGCGGGATTAAATCGCCTTCGTGCTCCAAAAAATTGATGCCAGGAGCCGACAGTACCAACACACTCACAAGCGGTGTTAAAATACCTACCGTAAGAGCCAAAAACATATAGGCCTTGGCTACCACTTTCCAGTTTTCAACAAGACTGGCCGTTTGCAATACCGATTCAATTCCGGAATAAGCCAAAATACAACTGGAGATTGCTCCAATAAAAAAGAAATAACCGCTAAAAACTCCGTGTCCTTTAAAAGAAGTAATTGTGTCTGTAACCCCAGTGGCAAAAGCTGTAACGGGATTGCTACCAAAATGAATAAAGCCCAAAAGGATCAGATTTAAAAATACAACGGCAGTGATAAGAAACGTAGCAAAGGTTACTTTGGTATTTTCACGAATCCCGTAAATATTAAGGCCGGCAATAAGCCAAATGACCCCCATCTCTACCGCCAGCTTTCCAGATAAACCCAATTCTACAAAAGGGGTTAAATTTTCAATAGCCGAAACCGATGATAGAGCCGCCGTTAAGGTATAATCCACCATAATGGATGCCACCGCTACAAACGACATCACAGGCCCTAACACCAAATAAGAAAAATTATAAACCCCGCCACCTTTTAAATTATGCACATCCAAAATTTCGGCAATTTCCACCATGCGCGTGGTCATGTAATGGATAAAAAGTGCGGTAAAGGGAATGAAAACAATAGCCGCAACGCCAATGTAACGATGGGCTTCGCTGGGAGCATAAAAAATACTGGTGAGCTCATCCATAAGAGTAATAACTCCCACAGCAAGCCAGGTAAGCCACCACTGGCCTCCTTTAAAATTACTGAGTAAATTACGACGTGTAAAAAGATAAATA from the bacterium genome contains:
- a CDS encoding APC family permease produces the protein MKVALLTLLNLILVSGAIYLFTRRNLLSNFKGGQWWLTWLAVGVITLMDELTSIFYAPSEAHRYIGVAAIVFIPFTALFIHYMTTRMVEIAEILDVHNLKGGGVYNFSYLVLGPVMSFVAVASIMVDYTLTAALSSVSAIENLTPFVELGLSGKLAVEMGVIWLIAGLNIYGIRENTKVTFATFLITAVVFLNLILLGFIHFGSNPVTAFATGVTDTITSFKGHGVFSGYFFFIGAISSCILAYSGIESVLQTASLVENWKVVAKAYMFLALTVGILTPLVSVLVLSAPGINFLEHEGDLIPHFANLLGGKTFSMIFSLVAFATLTMAVNTAFVASSELLERVAHRYGFHWIIKTNERDSLYRIHIASAIFFSIIIYVTQGGQKMLAEMYAVGLVASFVINLASLLIYRYFMGTKEVSAFNVSRSGTLVFFIIIFSCFVYLSYHKPVGFFLWFFVSILFLMVGIYGTRKKSPEFVQIEQGENPMDILFYIAEASDDNVQLYFKRPFDSPQEKLYGTSVFITFYSPRRPIPPRLAPNHFRLPLKGASIYNSIVAILHLVLYELSQKNITVHFGWPTSSWLDRFSIGVMVYQFMKMPKHFPNVNFRIEKYKNI